One segment of Polyangiaceae bacterium DNA contains the following:
- a CDS encoding type II toxin-antitoxin system HipA family toxin, whose protein sequence is MARPSHARKLGVWANGLRVGSWTIPSRGPMEFRYDPEWMASPEARPLSLSLPMNLDGAPVRGDVVEFYFDNLLPDSDAIRRRIQQRFHTRSLDTFALLEAIGRDCVGAIQLLPEGLEPQVREIHAKRLSEQDVEHRLIAATASGSLGSETEDDFRISLAGAQEKTALLWHGGSWCQPLGSTPTSHIFKLPLGLVGGRQMDMSDSLENEWLCGRLLGAFGVSAASSELRCFGETRTLVVTRFDRELHSSKKYWLRLPQEDFCQATGTPNTRKYEADGGPGLLEIGRILQGSVVRERDLATLFRSQLLFWMLGAIDGHAKNFSLRLLPAGRYRLTPLYDVLSAWPVAGTKANQIHSKKMKLAMALRGKGKHYRIDAIRRRHFNETAKRCGLVDMDAIIDDVVEKTPAVVDTVARLLPKAFPPALFETVTNGLRRSAEQLART, encoded by the coding sequence ATGGCGCGACCTTCACATGCACGCAAGCTCGGCGTATGGGCCAACGGACTGCGCGTCGGTAGCTGGACGATCCCGAGCCGAGGCCCGATGGAGTTTCGCTACGATCCCGAATGGATGGCCTCGCCGGAGGCACGTCCCCTCTCGCTATCGCTACCCATGAACTTGGACGGAGCCCCAGTTCGTGGAGACGTGGTCGAGTTCTACTTCGACAATCTGCTTCCCGACAGCGATGCCATTCGTCGGCGGATCCAGCAGCGTTTTCACACGCGTTCGCTGGACACCTTCGCACTACTGGAAGCGATCGGGCGCGACTGCGTAGGGGCCATCCAGCTGCTTCCCGAGGGGCTCGAACCGCAAGTACGCGAGATCCACGCCAAGAGGCTCAGCGAGCAGGATGTCGAACACCGTCTGATCGCGGCTACGGCGTCCGGATCCCTCGGCAGTGAAACCGAGGACGATTTTCGCATCTCCTTGGCAGGCGCGCAGGAGAAGACCGCACTCTTGTGGCACGGCGGCAGCTGGTGCCAGCCGCTGGGGAGCACGCCCACCAGCCACATCTTCAAGCTGCCTCTGGGGTTGGTAGGGGGCCGCCAGATGGACATGAGCGATTCCCTCGAAAACGAGTGGCTGTGCGGGCGCTTGCTCGGCGCGTTCGGGGTTTCCGCGGCCAGCTCGGAGCTCCGCTGCTTTGGCGAGACGAGGACCCTCGTAGTTACCCGCTTCGATCGCGAGCTTCATTCGAGCAAGAAGTACTGGCTTCGGTTGCCTCAAGAGGACTTCTGCCAAGCAACGGGCACGCCGAACACTCGGAAGTACGAAGCGGATGGTGGCCCCGGCTTGCTGGAAATCGGTCGGATCCTCCAGGGCTCGGTTGTGCGTGAACGTGACCTCGCCACGCTGTTCCGCTCGCAGTTGCTGTTCTGGATGTTGGGCGCGATCGATGGCCACGCGAAAAACTTCAGCCTTCGCCTCTTGCCCGCCGGTCGCTATCGGCTGACGCCCCTGTACGACGTGCTCTCCGCCTGGCCCGTTGCAGGTACCAAGGCGAATCAGATCCACTCCAAGAAGATGAAGCTCGCGATGGCGCTTCGCGGTAAGGGCAAACACTATCGCATCGACGCGATCCGCCGGCGTCACTTCAACGAAACCGCCAAGCGCTGTGGGCTCGTCGACATGGACGCCATCATCGACGACGTAGTCGAGAAAACGCCGGCCGTGGTCGACACAGTGGCCCGCCTGCTGCCAAAAGCATTTCCGCCGGCGCTCTTCGAGACCGTTACGAATGGTCTTCGTCGATCTGCGGAGCAACTGGCGCGCACGTAG